From Solea solea chromosome 20, fSolSol10.1, whole genome shotgun sequence, one genomic window encodes:
- the lsm10 gene encoding U7 snRNA-associated Sm-like protein LSm10, whose amino-acid sequence MESERGESLPSSSNPVEVVNSIRERTIAENSMVVLLQGLHGEVTTVDLRNESTARGRVVNVDAFMNIRLEEVVYRDRRGRLTQLQDMFITGRNVRYVHIPDHMDIMKTIQSQLAKIHRVRNFASQGGGRKEFKKTKRPLPLLL is encoded by the exons ATGGAGTCAGAGAGAGGTGAATCCCTGCCGTCGTCTTCCAATCCAGTGGAGGTCGTCAACTCCATCCGTGAGCGTACGATTGCAGAGAACAGCatggtggtgctgctgcaggGTCTGCACGGAGAGGTGACCACAGTGGACCTGAGAAACGAGAGCACGGCCCGGGGACGCGTGGTCAACGTGGACGCCTTCATGAACATACGCCTGGAGGAGGTGGTGTACAGGGACCGCCGTGGTCGGCTCACTCAGCTGCAGGACATGTTTATCACCGGCAGGAATGTCCGCTATGTTCACATCCCAGACCACATGGACATAATGAAGACCATACAGAGCCAGCTGGCCAAGATCCACAGAGTCCGCAACTTTGCCAGtcaaggaggaggaagaaaagagttCAAGAAAACCAA gaggcctcttcctcttcttctataa